Proteins encoded within one genomic window of Setaria italica strain Yugu1 chromosome IV, Setaria_italica_v2.0, whole genome shotgun sequence:
- the LOC101765143 gene encoding uncharacterized protein LOC101765143: MFNQQMNGAILGIPKLTKCLLITKQDVVNDMEKGKKSGSGRGYISWNDDMDKALLDTFVEYYNKGDRCQNGWKSHVYTAAIKNVREKCNVDISKDNIMARNKTFDKHYTIINGMLESSGFGWDWNKNKISVDSDAVWEEYVAKNKEASGYRHKTVLYWDSISLVFGKDHATGEAARTAAESSKDMSKEDLSNKEPTSSATSGSLKRQRSSDSFTSMMAEKLDKFAEALKEEAPKGPTSKEILDTLNEVQGLDEDTLLDLFDILTGDARKYESLLALPERMRKRWLLKQLNK, translated from the exons ATGTTCAATCAACAAATGAATGGAGCAATTTTAGGGATACCAAAGCTAACCAAATGTTTGCTGATTACCAAGCAAGACGTGGTCAAT GATATGGAGAAGGGCAAGAAGTCAGGCTCGGGCAGGGGTTACATTTCTTGGAATGATGACATGGACAAGGCTCTTCTTGACACATTTGTGGAGTACTATAACAAGGGTGACAGATGCCAGAATGGGTGGAAGTCTCATGTCTATACAGCTGCTATCAAGAATGTCCGAGAAAAGTGTAATGTGGATATCTCAAAAGACAATATCATGGCGAGGAACAAGACCTTTGACAAACACTAcactatcatcaatggtatgctggaatcaagtggatttggttgggattggaacaaaaacaaaatatctGTTGATAGTGATGCTGTATGGGAAGAATATGTGGCG aaaaacaaagaagcttcTGGTTATAGGCACAAGACTGTCTTGTACTGGGACTCAATCAGCTTGGTGTTTGGCAAAGACCATGCTACCGGTGAAGCGGCAAGGACTGCAGCTGAGAGCTCAAAAGACATGAGTAAGGAAGATCTTAGTAACAAAGAGCCCacatcatcggcaacttcaGGAAGTTTAAAGAGGCAACGGTCAAGCGACTCTTTTACCTCTATGATGGCTGAAAAACTAGACAAGTTTGCTGAAGCACTAAAGGAGGAAGCCCCTAAAGGaccaacatcaaaagaaattctagaCACACTGAATGAAGTACAAGGATTGGATGAAGACACTTTGttggacctatttgatatcctgaCCGGTGACGCACGCAAGTACGAGTCTCTGTTGGCGCTTCcagagaggatgaggaagaggtggctTCTAAAACAGCTCAACAAGTGA